In Streptomyces sp. NBC_01717, one DNA window encodes the following:
- a CDS encoding TetR/AcrR family transcriptional regulator, translated as MTRSGTNPSPRRQELLEAAYAYALRSGLTELSLRPLAEEIQSSPRVLIYLFGSKDGLIRALLARARADELAVIREIAGSQDGPEGLQSVARELWRWLSAAAHRGLLTLWVESYARSLIDPDGPWAGFARETVGDWLALLASGQPAEFRDTEAGLAQRTLVLAALRGALLDLLATGDTARTTAAVHLQLAQSG; from the coding sequence GTGACCCGATCCGGAACAAACCCCTCCCCGCGGCGGCAGGAGCTCCTGGAAGCCGCATACGCCTACGCCCTGCGCAGCGGCCTCACCGAACTGTCGCTGCGCCCGCTCGCCGAGGAGATCCAGTCCAGCCCGCGCGTGCTGATCTACCTGTTCGGCAGCAAGGACGGCCTGATCCGCGCCCTGCTCGCGCGGGCCAGAGCCGACGAGCTGGCCGTCATCAGGGAGATCGCCGGCTCGCAGGATGGGCCCGAGGGGCTGCAATCGGTCGCCCGTGAACTGTGGCGGTGGCTCTCCGCCGCCGCCCACCGCGGCCTGCTGACACTGTGGGTCGAAAGCTACGCCCGCTCCCTCATCGACCCGGACGGGCCGTGGGCCGGCTTCGCCCGCGAAACGGTCGGCGACTGGCTGGCGCTGCTCGCCTCCGGGCAGCCCGCCGAATTCCGCGATACCGAGGCCGGCCTCGCGCAGCGCACCCTCGTCCTCGCAGCCCTACGGGGAGCGCTGCTGGACCTGCTCGCCACTGGCGATACCGCGCGTACCACCGCGGCGGTGCACCTTCAGTTGGCTCAGTCGGGGTGA
- a CDS encoding phytoene desaturase family protein: protein MTAAGSYDAVVIGGGHNGLVAALYLARAGWSVAVLERNATVGGAIASGEVTLPGFIHDLYSTNQNLFLGSRTYADFGSDLSRHGLRFHTTDHPYANAFPDGLSVRVYSDYERTIGQLAKHNSGDAEGFAGLYRQYKQFAPHLFGLYGSAVPSSAAVRQVLNLLRHHGLGGARELTHTLLMSTREMGRTWFTTREARAMAACWGMHLDFGPDVAGGAMFPLLEMFADMENGMSVVEGGAQRLPQALAAVLAEHGGEVHTDAEVDRVLCSNGRAVGVRCADGSTLTARRAVIANVGPPALYQQLLESDQVPAQVRRKSRGYLYGPGTMMLHLALDGPLPWAAGSELASFGYVHVAPYVDDLARTYTESQAGLLPVEPLLMTDRVLTKLEHYAPGTRSRIVGTTAYTPQDLESANPNLVGGDSVAGSHHLSQNFFFRPMSGHSGYRTAVPGLYLTGAATWPGAGNNATSGRLTARQVLKDVRLRGWASRSARCRWTAGPRPTCMAPEDRRAPWNS, encoded by the coding sequence ATGACTGCAGCAGGTTCATACGATGCGGTCGTGATCGGCGGCGGCCATAACGGGCTCGTGGCGGCGTTGTACCTGGCTCGGGCCGGGTGGTCGGTGGCGGTGCTGGAGCGTAACGCCACGGTGGGTGGTGCCATCGCGAGCGGTGAGGTCACATTGCCGGGGTTCATCCACGACCTGTACTCCACCAACCAAAACCTCTTCCTCGGATCCCGGACGTACGCCGATTTCGGTTCCGACCTGTCACGCCATGGACTGAGGTTCCACACCACCGACCACCCCTATGCCAACGCCTTCCCGGACGGGTTGAGTGTGCGTGTCTATTCCGACTACGAGCGCACCATCGGGCAGTTGGCGAAACACAACTCCGGGGATGCCGAAGGTTTCGCCGGCCTCTATCGGCAGTACAAGCAATTCGCGCCGCACCTGTTCGGCCTTTACGGGAGTGCCGTGCCGTCGAGCGCGGCAGTTCGGCAGGTCCTGAACCTGCTGCGTCACCATGGCCTGGGTGGTGCGAGAGAACTCACGCATACGCTGTTGATGAGCACCAGGGAGATGGGCAGGACCTGGTTCACCACCCGGGAGGCGCGGGCCATGGCGGCCTGCTGGGGCATGCACCTGGACTTCGGCCCGGACGTGGCCGGCGGCGCGATGTTCCCGCTCCTGGAAATGTTCGCCGACATGGAAAATGGCATGTCCGTCGTCGAAGGGGGCGCGCAGCGACTGCCCCAAGCGCTTGCTGCGGTACTGGCGGAGCACGGCGGCGAGGTCCACACCGACGCGGAGGTGGACCGCGTCCTGTGCTCAAATGGCCGGGCTGTCGGTGTGCGCTGCGCCGACGGCAGCACGCTGACAGCGCGTCGCGCCGTGATTGCGAACGTCGGGCCCCCCGCCCTGTATCAGCAACTACTGGAATCCGATCAAGTGCCTGCGCAGGTGCGCCGAAAATCACGCGGATACCTGTACGGCCCCGGCACCATGATGTTGCACCTTGCACTTGACGGACCATTGCCTTGGGCGGCGGGAAGCGAGCTTGCCAGCTTCGGTTACGTGCACGTGGCACCGTACGTCGATGATCTGGCACGTACCTATACCGAGTCGCAGGCGGGGCTCCTGCCCGTGGAGCCGCTGCTCATGACCGACCGGGTGTTGACCAAGTTGGAGCACTACGCACCTGGCACTCGGTCACGGATTGTCGGCACCACCGCATACACCCCCCAGGACCTTGAATCGGCCAATCCGAACCTTGTCGGCGGTGACAGTGTCGCCGGCAGCCACCACCTTTCCCAGAACTTCTTCTTTCGGCCGATGTCTGGACACAGCGGCTACCGCACGGCGGTCCCCGGCCTGTACCTGACCGGTGCGGCGACATGGCCCGGCGCGGGCAACAACGCCACATCGGGTCGGCTCACGGCCCGCCAGGTACTCAAAGATGTTCGTCTGCGCGGTTGGGCATCACGTTCAGCGCGATGCCGGTGGACAGCCGGCCCCCGACCTACATGCATGGCGCCGGAGGACCGGAGGGCTCCTTGGAATTCCTGA
- a CDS encoding cellulose binding domain-containing protein — translation MIAVTAGGLALYPEWRAAHQAPPQLTVRYKAGSPATAAVAQPWLEVVNTSKKRVRLSDVAIRYYFTGDGTSSYAFNCVKATVGCSNIAGETVALADPTTTADRYLQISFTTGAGSLAPGAKSGAIGLQLYRPDGRKLDQLDDRSFNAADTTFQESRKVTAYLRGAHIWGDEPTGPAGSTGPTGSAGHAAASARGSSVPRSKPAHPRGIVFDDFHYSGPDDPALHAHGWLVRTSPGGPGIHDTWSAAGVSFPAEKTAAGGQVLQLRASTDGTRASTKQAEVQSSGTNFLTGTYAARIYFNDKPTSGRNGDHVNESFYTISPNNSRYSELDNEYMPNGGWGAPGPKLDTTSWYSADTGDRVTHKLVSSLQGWHTMVITAVHGVATYSVDGHKLFSSGGKYFPRQNMSINFNTWFVDLPFTGPRAWDMRVNWFYYNADKAQSLAEVHKAVDDLYDSGTHYVNTVPKH, via the coding sequence GTGATCGCCGTGACCGCCGGTGGCCTCGCGCTCTATCCCGAGTGGCGTGCCGCGCATCAAGCGCCCCCGCAGCTCACCGTCCGGTACAAGGCCGGGAGCCCTGCCACAGCCGCGGTGGCCCAACCATGGCTGGAAGTTGTCAACACCTCCAAGAAGAGGGTGCGCCTGTCAGACGTGGCGATTCGCTACTACTTCACCGGAGACGGGACTTCCTCGTACGCCTTCAACTGCGTCAAGGCCACTGTCGGCTGCTCGAACATCGCCGGGGAGACCGTCGCGCTGGCCGATCCCACCACCACCGCCGACCGCTACCTCCAGATCAGCTTCACGACGGGCGCCGGTAGCCTGGCACCCGGCGCCAAGAGCGGAGCCATCGGACTGCAGCTGTACCGCCCCGACGGCAGGAAGCTGGATCAGCTGGACGACCGTTCGTTCAATGCCGCTGACACCACCTTTCAGGAGTCGAGGAAGGTGACCGCATACCTGCGCGGTGCGCATATCTGGGGGGACGAGCCCACCGGCCCTGCCGGATCCACCGGCCCTACCGGCTCCGCGGGCCACGCTGCTGCGTCCGCGCGGGGCTCGTCGGTCCCCCGCTCGAAGCCTGCCCACCCGCGCGGGATCGTGTTCGACGACTTCCACTACAGCGGCCCCGACGATCCCGCGCTCCACGCGCACGGCTGGCTGGTCCGCACCAGCCCGGGCGGTCCGGGGATCCACGACACATGGTCGGCCGCCGGCGTCAGTTTCCCGGCCGAGAAAACCGCTGCGGGCGGCCAGGTCCTGCAACTGCGGGCCAGCACCGACGGGACGAGGGCGAGCACCAAGCAGGCCGAGGTGCAGAGCAGCGGCACGAACTTCCTGACGGGGACCTATGCCGCCCGGATCTACTTCAACGACAAGCCCACGAGTGGTCGCAACGGCGACCACGTCAACGAGTCCTTCTACACGATCTCGCCCAACAACTCTCGCTACAGCGAACTCGACAACGAGTACATGCCGAACGGGGGCTGGGGTGCGCCAGGTCCCAAACTCGACACCACGAGCTGGTACAGCGCCGACACCGGGGACCGGGTCACACACAAACTGGTCTCCAGCCTTCAGGGCTGGCACACGATGGTGATCACGGCCGTGCACGGTGTGGCCACCTACTCGGTGGACGGCCACAAGCTGTTCAGCAGCGGCGGCAAATACTTCCCACGCCAGAACATGTCCATCAACTTCAACACCTGGTTCGTGGACCTCCCCTTCACGGGTCCGCGCGCCTGGGACATGCGGGTCAACTGGTTCTACTACAACGCCGACAAGGCCCAGTCCCTGGCGGAAGTGCACAAGGCTGTAGACGACCTCTACGACAGCGGCACCCACTACGTCAACACCGTCCCCAAGCACTGA
- a CDS encoding acyl-CoA desaturase, with translation MNPSDADRAEQAVAERDAETAAEFKPLLDAPQTAAAGVAMWIFVVGPPICLIAAALFAWGWGLSVLDVGMAVVAYLVSGFGLTVGYHRLFTHRSFKARRGLRIALAVAGSLGVEGSPVQWVANHRRHHAFADREGDPHSPWRYGTDTRALLKGLLHAHIGWMLKRELSNRARFAPDIAADPDLRLVGRFFGLLTAVSLLLPALVGGLVTGTWTGALTGFFWAGVIRMALLHHVTWSVNSVCHVAGKRPFISRDKATNFWPLALLSFGESWHNSHHADPTGARHGVLPGQLDPSARLIWVFEKLRWVHDVRWPSADRLSARLFPEAAGPHRPAV, from the coding sequence ATGAACCCGAGCGACGCTGACCGTGCTGAACAGGCCGTCGCCGAACGCGACGCCGAGACCGCGGCCGAGTTCAAGCCGTTGCTCGACGCGCCGCAGACGGCCGCGGCAGGGGTGGCGATGTGGATCTTCGTCGTCGGCCCGCCGATCTGCCTGATCGCTGCGGCGCTGTTCGCGTGGGGATGGGGCTTGTCCGTGCTGGACGTCGGCATGGCGGTGGTCGCCTACCTCGTGTCCGGCTTCGGACTCACGGTCGGATATCACCGCCTCTTCACGCATCGCTCGTTCAAGGCACGGCGGGGCCTGCGGATCGCCCTGGCCGTCGCGGGTTCGCTGGGGGTCGAGGGTTCACCGGTCCAGTGGGTGGCGAACCACCGCCGCCATCACGCCTTCGCCGACCGAGAGGGCGACCCGCACTCGCCCTGGCGCTACGGGACCGACACCCGCGCGCTGCTCAAGGGGCTTCTCCACGCGCATATCGGGTGGATGCTGAAGCGCGAGCTGAGTAACCGTGCCAGGTTCGCGCCCGACATCGCCGCCGATCCCGACCTGCGGCTCGTCGGTCGGTTCTTCGGGTTGCTGACCGCCGTCTCGCTCCTGCTCCCGGCACTGGTCGGCGGGCTCGTCACCGGCACCTGGACCGGTGCGCTGACCGGCTTCTTCTGGGCCGGCGTGATCCGGATGGCGCTGCTGCACCACGTCACGTGGTCGGTGAACTCGGTCTGCCACGTCGCGGGCAAACGCCCGTTCATCAGTCGGGACAAGGCCACCAACTTCTGGCCGCTCGCACTGCTGTCCTTCGGCGAGAGCTGGCACAACTCACATCACGCCGACCCCACGGGCGCGCGCCACGGCGTCCTGCCGGGCCAGCTCGACCCGTCGGCACGCCTCATCTGGGTATTCGAGAAACTGCGTTGGGTCCACGACGTGCGCTGGCCGAGCGCGGACCGTCTCAGCGCCCGACTGTTCCCCGAAGCGGCCGGCCCGCACCGTCCCGCCGTCTGA
- a CDS encoding roadblock/LC7 domain-containing protein: MTQQGTDVSWALRDLTESIKEIRFALVASSDGKAITSYGAEDPDDVDRFAAVVAGLQALAQPVAKQFPKYAGQLRLAMIEVDGGHLFVVRAGVETYLGVLAREGLDQGLLGHQMRDLARRMGELLGTTPRLDEHSG, encoded by the coding sequence ATGACGCAACAGGGAACCGATGTGAGCTGGGCGCTCCGCGATCTGACGGAGAGCATCAAGGAGATCCGCTTCGCCCTCGTGGCATCGAGCGACGGCAAGGCGATCACTTCCTATGGTGCCGAGGACCCCGACGACGTGGACCGGTTCGCCGCCGTGGTCGCGGGCCTGCAGGCGCTGGCCCAGCCGGTGGCCAAGCAGTTCCCCAAGTACGCGGGGCAGTTGCGCCTCGCGATGATCGAGGTCGACGGGGGCCACTTGTTCGTGGTGCGGGCCGGTGTGGAGACATACCTGGGAGTGCTTGCCAGGGAAGGACTCGACCAGGGTCTCCTCGGTCACCAGATGAGGGACCTGGCGCGCAGGATGGGCGAGCTCCTCGGCACCACTCCGCGCCTGGACGAGCACTCTGGATGA
- a CDS encoding glycosyltransferase produces MHTLIHAWDEIYSSWRQLHWYGVAVGSLLGIKLLLSIRRRRSPGLTFRKTTHRLSIHGVVTVYNESPAMLRRCLESILAQTLPPQSLTVIDDCSADQSAAALIGEMRPQFERAGIRLGFIRFPDNRGKRHGLAAGFREDPLADAYLCIDSDTVLDENAVAELAEPFGERRVHCVTGLVLAHNRGTNLLTRLIDMRYVNAFLGERVAYSRLGSVLCACGSLAMYRGWVIRKNLDDFLDQRFLGRPATFGDDRRLTYYCLTEGKSLIQPCAVGYTDVPERLGHYIRQQIRWGKSFIREGFLLFAKFRLSRMYWWLNLIELVTWVAFTAAMLTALVAIALHPTGWALLASYIGYMCVMSWVRSIHYLRGAAMVGIVDRVLTFLAAPLYALLNIALLLPLRLWSLATLRHTKWGTRAKIEVGMDAEAPESRGGAPAPALAIPHQAWDGTANPRSGPAYSSDGGVALPAFDLPSPQTQAVQ; encoded by the coding sequence ATGCATACCCTCATACACGCTTGGGACGAGATCTACTCGTCCTGGCGCCAATTGCACTGGTACGGGGTGGCCGTCGGCTCTCTCCTCGGTATCAAGTTGCTCCTGTCCATCCGCCGGCGCCGCAGTCCCGGGCTCACATTCAGGAAAACGACCCATCGACTCAGCATTCACGGGGTCGTCACGGTGTACAACGAATCCCCCGCGATGCTGAGACGGTGCCTGGAATCGATCCTCGCGCAGACCCTGCCGCCTCAGTCTTTGACGGTCATCGACGACTGCTCCGCCGACCAGTCCGCCGCTGCCCTCATCGGGGAGATGCGCCCGCAGTTCGAGCGGGCCGGAATCCGTCTCGGCTTCATCCGGTTCCCCGACAACCGCGGCAAGCGCCACGGACTCGCCGCGGGCTTCCGGGAGGATCCGCTCGCGGACGCGTATCTGTGCATCGACTCCGACACGGTGCTCGACGAGAACGCCGTCGCCGAACTCGCCGAACCCTTCGGGGAGCGCCGTGTCCACTGCGTCACCGGGTTGGTCCTCGCCCACAACCGCGGCACGAACCTCCTCACGCGCCTGATCGACATGCGGTACGTCAACGCCTTCCTCGGCGAACGGGTCGCCTACTCCCGTCTCGGTTCCGTCCTGTGCGCCTGTGGCTCCCTCGCGATGTACCGGGGATGGGTCATCCGCAAGAATCTCGACGACTTCCTCGACCAGCGGTTCCTGGGGCGCCCGGCGACCTTCGGTGACGACCGGCGCCTCACGTACTACTGCCTCACCGAGGGCAAGTCCCTCATCCAGCCGTGCGCTGTCGGCTACACCGACGTCCCCGAGCGTCTCGGGCACTACATCCGACAGCAGATCCGCTGGGGCAAGTCCTTCATCCGCGAAGGGTTCCTGCTCTTCGCCAAGTTCCGGCTGAGCCGTATGTACTGGTGGCTCAATCTGATCGAGCTCGTCACCTGGGTTGCCTTCACGGCGGCCATGCTCACCGCCCTCGTGGCCATCGCGCTGCACCCGACCGGTTGGGCCCTGCTCGCCAGCTACATCGGCTACATGTGTGTCATGTCGTGGGTGCGCTCCATCCACTACCTGCGCGGCGCCGCCATGGTCGGGATCGTCGACCGGGTGCTGACGTTCCTCGCCGCTCCGCTGTACGCGCTGCTCAACATCGCGCTGCTGCTGCCGCTGCGCCTGTGGTCCCTGGCGACCCTGCGCCACACCAAATGGGGCACCCGCGCCAAGATCGAGGTCGGCATGGACGCCGAAGCTCCCGAGAGCCGCGGCGGTGCTCCGGCCCCGGCCCTCGCGATCCCCCACCAGGCTTGGGACGGCACCGCGAACCCACGGAGCGGACCCGCGTACAGCTCGGACGGCGGGGTCGCACTGCCGGCCTTCGATCTTCCCAGCCCCCAGACGCAGGCCGTCCAGTAG
- a CDS encoding LLM class F420-dependent oxidoreductase: protein MRVGLHALGIGDGARPEVIRAVATAAETHGFARLWCGEHVVLVDAPASRYPYSADGRIAVPADADWLDPMLALTFAAAVTSRIELASGVLLLAEHNPLLVAKQAATLDVLSAGRFSLGVGVGWSAEEFAALGVPFAGRGRRTEEYLAAMRAVWAEDPASFTGEFTRFDAIRVNPKPLRDGRLPVVVGGNSDAALHRAATLADGWYGFDVPAADVPARVAVLADECARHGRAFDELTVAVALSDGIPEHLPALGAAGVTELVVVGEPPHAPDAAATWVAELARTWIRPEE, encoded by the coding sequence ATGCGAGTGGGGTTGCACGCGCTCGGTATCGGCGACGGAGCCCGTCCCGAGGTGATCCGTGCGGTGGCCACAGCCGCGGAGACGCACGGCTTCGCGAGGCTCTGGTGCGGCGAGCACGTGGTGCTGGTGGATGCGCCCGCCTCGCGCTATCCCTACTCCGCGGACGGCCGGATCGCCGTGCCCGCGGACGCGGACTGGCTGGACCCGATGCTCGCCCTGACCTTCGCGGCGGCGGTCACCAGCCGGATCGAGCTCGCCTCCGGCGTACTTCTGCTGGCTGAGCACAACCCGCTCCTGGTCGCCAAACAGGCCGCCACACTCGACGTGCTCTCCGCCGGGCGATTCAGCCTCGGGGTCGGGGTCGGCTGGTCGGCCGAGGAATTCGCAGCGCTCGGAGTCCCCTTCGCCGGGCGTGGGCGGCGCACCGAGGAGTACCTCGCCGCGATGCGCGCCGTCTGGGCCGAGGACCCGGCCTCCTTCACAGGGGAGTTCACCCGCTTCGACGCGATCCGGGTCAATCCGAAGCCGCTGCGCGACGGTCGGCTACCCGTCGTGGTCGGCGGCAACAGCGACGCCGCTTTGCACCGCGCGGCAACGCTCGCCGACGGCTGGTACGGCTTCGACGTCCCGGCGGCCGACGTCCCGGCGCGCGTCGCCGTTCTCGCCGATGAGTGCGCGCGCCACGGTCGCGCTTTTGACGAGCTCACGGTCGCCGTCGCGCTGAGCGACGGCATCCCGGAGCACCTCCCCGCACTCGGTGCGGCGGGCGTCACCGAACTCGTCGTCGTCGGCGAACCCCCGCACGCTCCCGACGCGGCAGCCACCTGGGTCGCGGAACTCGCCCGGACCTGGATCCGCCCGGAGGAATAA
- a CDS encoding GNAT family N-acetyltransferase gives MEKRQVVIRPLDRPGDLGWVVMAHGALYDHEFGWDTSFEALVARIVADYAEQKDPGPQAAWIAEVDGARAGCVFCVRGDDRTAKLRLLLVDPAARGLGLGARLVEECLRFAREAGYESITLWTNDVLGSARRIYQKQGFELVTEEPHHSFGHDLVGQTWQRRLQRNHRGPAPWPPRPL, from the coding sequence ATGGAGAAGCGTCAGGTGGTCATTCGGCCGCTGGACCGGCCCGGGGACCTGGGCTGGGTGGTGATGGCGCACGGCGCGCTCTACGACCACGAGTTCGGCTGGGACACCAGCTTCGAGGCGCTCGTCGCCCGCATCGTCGCTGATTACGCCGAGCAGAAGGACCCCGGACCACAGGCGGCATGGATCGCCGAGGTCGACGGAGCGCGGGCCGGCTGCGTCTTCTGCGTACGAGGCGACGACCGGACCGCGAAGCTGCGCCTGCTGCTCGTCGATCCCGCGGCGCGCGGGCTGGGCCTGGGTGCCCGCCTGGTCGAGGAGTGCCTGCGATTCGCACGGGAGGCCGGGTACGAGTCGATCACCCTGTGGACCAACGATGTGCTCGGCTCGGCCCGGCGCATCTACCAGAAGCAGGGCTTCGAGCTCGTCACCGAAGAGCCGCATCACAGCTTCGGGCACGACCTCGTCGGCCAGACCTGGCAGCGCCGTCTCCAGCGGAACCACCGGGGGCCGGCACCGTGGCCGCCCCGACCGCTCTGA
- a CDS encoding alpha/beta fold hydrolase: MPIVEASPGVSIAYETFGDSSDPAVLLVMGFSAQMIAWHEDFCRALAERGRYVVRYDNRDCGLSTKFDDYPVDMGRFISAVSSGDISSALAMAPYTLQDMADDGLGLLTTLGIERAHLVGSSMGGMIAQTMAINQPARVLTLTSMMSSTGEPDYGQPGAEAQAVLFSPKPPDREGYIAAAERELMWASKRYANPALLRELAAESYDRAYHPAGAGRQLGAMILGGSRADALRKLRVPTLVIHGLDDTLIDPSGGKRTADLVPGAKLLLLPDMGHDRPRELWREIIDALDAHTR; the protein is encoded by the coding sequence ATGCCGATCGTTGAAGCCTCGCCCGGAGTGTCCATCGCGTACGAGACTTTCGGTGATTCCTCTGATCCGGCCGTCCTGCTCGTGATGGGTTTCAGTGCGCAGATGATCGCCTGGCACGAGGACTTCTGTCGTGCACTCGCAGAGCGTGGACGCTACGTGGTCCGGTACGACAACCGCGACTGCGGGCTGTCCACCAAGTTCGACGACTACCCCGTCGACATGGGCCGGTTCATCAGCGCTGTGAGCTCGGGAGACATCTCGTCCGCCCTCGCGATGGCGCCCTACACACTGCAGGACATGGCGGACGACGGCCTTGGCTTGCTCACCACGCTCGGAATCGAACGAGCTCACCTGGTCGGATCCTCGATGGGCGGCATGATCGCCCAGACGATGGCCATCAACCAGCCGGCGCGCGTGCTGACCCTGACGTCGATGATGTCCTCGACCGGCGAGCCCGACTACGGCCAGCCCGGCGCCGAGGCCCAAGCAGTGCTCTTCAGCCCGAAGCCGCCTGATCGCGAGGGGTATATCGCAGCGGCGGAAAGAGAACTGATGTGGGCCTCCAAGCGTTACGCCAACCCCGCACTCCTTCGTGAGCTGGCTGCCGAAAGCTACGACCGCGCCTACCACCCAGCCGGAGCCGGGCGGCAACTCGGAGCAATGATCCTCGGTGGCTCACGCGCTGATGCACTCCGCAAGCTTCGAGTGCCGACCTTGGTGATTCATGGTCTGGATGACACGCTGATCGACCCCAGCGGTGGGAAGCGCACCGCCGACCTGGTGCCCGGAGCGAAGCTCCTGCTGCTCCCCGACATGGGGCACGACCGTCCCCGCGAACTCTGGCGCGAGATCATCGACGCCTTGGACGCCCATACGCGCTGA
- a CDS encoding sensor histidine kinase: MELASPPPAARAPVAQYSWWLMPIALGAGTVAAVVAGPDQVQIPATFAGAAATAASAVCVRLLVRARGQLRRTDEHFHTSQAELSRQWEQHVAGLERNFAAERSGLNVELAEQARGFEAQLAEQSQAHESGVAAQARVWEEQLVLQQAVVGRLGDSYLPDAVKRLRDGEAIDDILLEIGRETDAGPELRAELRKVLRTALIGVEEEFDRSTSAEQAVISIGSRIHVLTSKLRGRLHEMQGEHGRLPAVAQGLMELDQEIGPADCLAASIGVLGGSDRPGRQWQEPQRLLSVVRGGIGRIKDFDRVQVRHLPELGVDGGLVDHLTLIFAHLLDNAARYSPPTEAVVVSGKEVPNGVGIEIQDAGKGLSEEKKREAEQSLAGTSKGPGLGGISEDANLGLRVVGSLARRYGIRVTFADSPWLGTSVVVVVPHKFFSQLPAAVTEPAPAAVAAPAPEPVRTGSVETAEALDTTPGGLPRRRSIRNDIAVPQPGAADRKETVAAVPPDASFSGLAAFATAGRASGPPRETTTDRDPATDAETTAVREFNEHRTEESD; this comes from the coding sequence ATGGAACTTGCCTCTCCGCCCCCGGCGGCGCGTGCACCGGTTGCCCAGTACAGCTGGTGGCTGATGCCGATCGCTTTAGGAGCCGGGACCGTCGCCGCGGTGGTCGCGGGTCCTGACCAGGTCCAGATACCCGCGACGTTCGCCGGCGCCGCAGCCACGGCGGCCAGTGCTGTCTGTGTGAGACTCCTCGTCCGTGCCCGGGGCCAACTACGGCGTACCGACGAGCACTTCCACACCTCGCAGGCCGAGCTCTCCCGGCAGTGGGAGCAGCATGTGGCCGGCCTGGAGAGGAACTTCGCGGCTGAGCGCTCCGGCCTGAATGTGGAACTGGCCGAACAGGCCAGGGGTTTCGAGGCTCAGCTTGCCGAGCAGTCGCAGGCCCACGAGAGCGGCGTTGCTGCGCAGGCCCGGGTCTGGGAGGAGCAACTCGTCCTTCAGCAGGCCGTCGTGGGCAGACTCGGGGACTCGTATCTGCCCGATGCGGTGAAGCGGTTGCGGGACGGCGAGGCCATCGACGACATCCTGCTGGAGATCGGCCGGGAGACGGATGCCGGTCCGGAGTTGCGCGCCGAGTTGCGCAAGGTCCTGCGGACTGCGCTGATCGGTGTCGAGGAGGAGTTCGACCGTTCCACGTCGGCCGAGCAGGCTGTGATCAGTATCGGCAGCCGGATCCATGTGCTTACCAGCAAGCTTCGCGGACGGCTGCACGAGATGCAGGGCGAGCACGGGCGGCTGCCCGCGGTCGCCCAGGGGCTCATGGAGTTGGACCAGGAGATCGGCCCTGCCGACTGTCTCGCCGCCAGTATCGGTGTACTGGGGGGTTCGGACCGGCCGGGCCGGCAGTGGCAGGAGCCGCAGCGACTGCTGAGCGTGGTTCGTGGCGGCATCGGCCGGATCAAGGACTTCGATCGTGTCCAGGTCCGTCACCTGCCCGAACTCGGCGTCGACGGGGGTCTGGTGGACCACCTCACGCTGATTTTCGCCCACCTCCTGGACAATGCGGCGCGTTACTCGCCGCCCACCGAAGCCGTGGTCGTCTCCGGCAAGGAGGTCCCCAACGGCGTCGGCATCGAGATCCAGGATGCGGGCAAGGGCCTGAGCGAGGAGAAGAAGCGCGAGGCGGAGCAGTCCCTCGCGGGTACTTCGAAGGGCCCGGGCCTCGGTGGTATCTCGGAGGACGCGAACCTGGGCCTGCGTGTGGTGGGCTCCCTGGCACGCCGTTACGGCATCCGGGTCACCTTTGCGGACTCGCCGTGGCTCGGTACGTCGGTGGTCGTGGTCGTGCCGCACAAGTTCTTCAGTCAGTTGCCCGCCGCCGTCACCGAGCCGGCTCCGGCTGCGGTGGCCGCGCCGGCCCCCGAGCCGGTCCGGACCGGGTCTGTGGAGACTGCGGAAGCGCTGGACACCACCCCCGGTGGTCTGCCCAGACGCCGCAGCATCCGGAACGATATTGCGGTACCGCAGCCCGGTGCCGCCGACCGCAAGGAGACCGTGGCCGCCGTGCCGCCCGACGCGTCCTTCTCCGGCTTGGCCGCCTTTGCCACGGCCGGACGGGCAAGCGGCCCGCCGCGTGAGACGACCACGGACCGCGACCCGGCCACGGACGCCGAGACGACTGCCGTACGCGAGTTCAACGAGCACCGCACTGAAGAGAGCGACTAG
- a CDS encoding DUF2283 domain-containing protein, translated as MAEVGVTYDETVDAAYVYLTEPHARVRSAGMYSCDPVDVDAMIDLDFDEQGRLIGIEVLAASSELPEYLLQSAKRLDTEGA; from the coding sequence GTGGCAGAGGTCGGAGTCACCTACGACGAGACTGTGGACGCAGCGTACGTGTACCTCACCGAACCACATGCCCGCGTGAGGTCCGCGGGCATGTATTCCTGCGATCCGGTGGACGTTGACGCCATGATCGACCTCGACTTCGACGAGCAGGGCCGCCTCATCGGCATCGAGGTGTTGGCGGCCAGTTCAGAGCTGCCCGAGTACCTGCTCCAGTCCGCGAAGCGGCTCGACACCGAAGGTGCATGA